One stretch of Marinitoga hydrogenitolerans DSM 16785 DNA includes these proteins:
- a CDS encoding NADH:ubiquinone reductase (Na(+)-transporting) subunit F — MSNIILAPLVVSIISSVLAAIIAIVDGIVNNYGEVKININGKKDITVKGGASLLTTLSETGIFVPSACGGRGSCGACKVKVLSDVGPHLPTETPLLTPEEMKENVRLSCQVKVKKDIEIWLPEELFNVKKYKTRIEAIKDVTHDIKEVKFKLLEPTEINFKAGQYMQIVIPPYEKIKESTQRAYSISSLPSQKDSFELLIRLVPGGIATTYVHNYLKEGDIIEVIGPFGDFYLRDTDADVIGVAGGSGMAPLKSIIFDMYEKGITNRNVWYFFGARSLRDLYYVEMFKELEKKWPNFHFIPALSEPLPEDNWEGETGFITDVLDKYIKEKMDPNTPKEGYLCGSPGMIGACVKIMTNNGISEDKIYYDKFA; from the coding sequence ATGAGCAATATTATATTAGCTCCTTTAGTTGTTTCAATTATAAGTAGCGTACTTGCAGCAATAATAGCTATTGTTGATGGTATTGTTAATAATTATGGAGAAGTAAAAATAAATATAAATGGAAAAAAAGATATTACTGTAAAAGGTGGTGCTTCGCTTTTAACAACTTTATCTGAAACAGGTATTTTTGTTCCATCTGCATGTGGCGGACGTGGAAGTTGTGGCGCCTGTAAAGTAAAGGTTTTATCTGATGTTGGACCTCATCTTCCAACAGAAACACCTTTACTCACACCAGAAGAAATGAAAGAAAATGTTAGACTATCATGTCAAGTTAAGGTAAAAAAAGATATTGAAATTTGGCTACCTGAAGAATTATTCAATGTTAAAAAGTATAAAACAAGAATTGAAGCTATTAAAGATGTTACTCATGATATCAAAGAAGTAAAATTTAAATTATTAGAACCAACAGAAATTAATTTTAAGGCCGGTCAATATATGCAAATTGTGATACCCCCTTATGAAAAAATAAAAGAATCTACTCAGAGAGCTTATTCTATTTCTTCATTACCATCACAAAAAGATTCTTTTGAATTATTAATTAGATTAGTTCCAGGTGGTATCGCAACAACATATGTACATAATTATTTAAAAGAAGGAGATATTATAGAAGTCATAGGTCCATTTGGAGATTTTTATTTAAGAGATACAGATGCTGATGTTATTGGTGTTGCTGGTGGTTCGGGAATGGCTCCTTTAAAATCTATAATTTTTGATATGTATGAAAAAGGAATTACAAATAGAAATGTGTGGTATTTTTTTGGTGCTCGTTCTTTACGTGACCTTTATTATGTTGAAATGTTTAAAGAATTAGAAAAAAAATGGCCAAATTTCCATTTTATTCCTGCTTTATCTGAACCGTTACCAGAAGATAATTGGGAAGGAGAAACTGGATTTATAACAGATGTTTTAGATAAATATATTAAAGAAAAAATGGATCCTAATACGCCTAAAGAAGGCTATCTTTGTGGAAGCCCCGGAATGATTGGTGCTTGTGTTAAAATAATGACAAATAATGGTATTTCTGAAGATAAGATTTATTACGACAAATTCGCTTAA
- a CDS encoding NAD(P)/FAD-dependent oxidoreductase, with product MYDITIIGAGVVGCAIARELSKYDLKILLLEKTDDVSNGASKANSGIVHGGYAAKHGTLKSKLCFEGNKMYDQLNNELNFGFKRTGALVLGFDEEDEKNINKLYENGLKNGVDKKDIKIIYKDEILNLEPNVSKNVKIALLANDVGITSPYEMTIALAENAIKNGVELKLENEVINIEEFSDYFNIITTQNTYKSRYIINAAGVYSDKISNMLGINDFHIIPRKGQYIIFHKGYGKIINRVIFQTPTNKGKGILVTPTFHGNLMIGPNADEISNKEDVTTDIETLKYIIKTAKKSVPNIDLRKVLTSFSGIRPTPSTGDFIIKEAKERFINVAGIESPGLTSSPAIAKMVIGILKNSGLNLTKKNDFDPYRNPIIIPKKLSYKEVNKMLEINSDEQIICRCEMVSKKEIIDALNRGIPIKSIDSVKRRTRVTMGFCQGEFCIPRVKKVIAETLNIKEDDVPVREKKSGILPKKVNLNYFKSIFDNKLQ from the coding sequence ATGTACGATATAACTATAATTGGAGCCGGTGTTGTTGGATGCGCTATTGCAAGAGAATTATCAAAATACGATTTAAAAATATTATTACTTGAAAAAACAGATGATGTGAGTAATGGCGCCTCAAAGGCTAACAGCGGTATTGTTCATGGAGGTTATGCTGCTAAACATGGAACTTTAAAAAGTAAATTATGTTTTGAAGGAAACAAAATGTATGATCAACTAAATAACGAATTAAATTTTGGCTTTAAAAGAACCGGCGCTTTGGTATTAGGGTTCGATGAAGAAGATGAAAAAAACATCAACAAATTATATGAAAACGGCCTAAAAAACGGAGTTGATAAGAAAGATATTAAAATAATATATAAAGACGAAATATTAAATTTAGAACCAAATGTATCAAAAAATGTAAAAATTGCATTATTAGCTAATGATGTGGGTATTACTTCCCCATATGAAATGACTATAGCCCTAGCTGAAAATGCTATAAAAAATGGAGTTGAATTAAAATTAGAAAATGAAGTTATTAACATTGAAGAATTTTCTGATTATTTTAACATTATTACAACTCAAAATACCTATAAATCCAGATATATTATAAATGCTGCTGGTGTTTATAGTGATAAAATTTCAAATATGCTCGGTATAAACGATTTTCATATAATCCCAAGAAAAGGACAATATATTATTTTTCATAAAGGTTATGGAAAAATAATAAATAGGGTGATTTTTCAAACTCCTACAAATAAAGGTAAGGGGATTTTAGTAACCCCCACCTTCCATGGTAATTTAATGATAGGTCCAAATGCTGATGAAATATCTAATAAAGAAGATGTTACTACTGATATAGAAACACTAAAATATATTATAAAAACGGCAAAAAAATCCGTGCCAAATATTGACTTAAGAAAGGTTTTAACATCTTTTTCTGGAATAAGACCTACTCCTTCAACAGGAGATTTCATTATAAAAGAGGCAAAGGAAAGATTTATCAATGTTGCAGGCATAGAATCTCCTGGCTTAACTTCCTCACCTGCTATTGCTAAAATGGTTATTGGTATTTTAAAAAATTCCGGATTAAATTTAACTAAAAAAAATGATTTTGATCCTTACAGAAATCCTATTATCATACCAAAAAAATTATCTTATAAAGAAGTTAATAAAATGCTTGAAATAAACTCTGATGAACAAATAATATGTAGATGTGAAATGGTAAGTAAAAAAGAAATCATTGATGCTTTAAATAGAGGAATTCCAATTAAATCTATTGATTCTGTAAAAAGAAGAACAAGAGTCACCATGGGTTTTTGTCAAGGAGAATTCTGTATTCCAAGAGTTAAAAAAGTTATCGCAGAAACATTAAATATAAAAGAAGACGATGTCCCAGTAAGAGAAAAAAAAAGCGGGATCTTACCTAAAAAGGTAAATCTAAATTACTTTAAATCCATTTTTGATAATAAGCTTCAATAA
- a CDS encoding DMT family transporter yields the protein MHYLLAVLSAFSSSVTSVLGKYSFNIGATVSQILFLRFLFSFLISGAIFVLVGYKFHFKKFIFFSFLGIINYGIAAYAFFVGLQYLNPAYATVIYFTNPIFVSLLQTKTTNKKLNIVNASAVALSFVGVIIANIGEKAFLSNQSIVFGTLMVLFSSFVNALFVVSVSKKIKEKKSNPFENAFYTFAGTFIYYFILVILNEEVNTLSGKFLLSGFVLAVLATFVPLTLNYISLKKLQSHTLSLIMPLELVFASILSVIIFKESFNALKIIGFLMVGLAPIIDISNVESQSF from the coding sequence TTGCATTATTTATTAGCTGTACTTTCAGCATTTTCATCTTCTGTGACTTCAGTTTTAGGAAAGTATTCTTTTAATATAGGAGCAACGGTATCTCAGATTTTATTTCTGAGATTTCTTTTTTCATTTTTGATATCTGGAGCTATTTTTGTATTGGTTGGATATAAATTTCATTTTAAAAAATTTATTTTTTTCTCATTTCTTGGCATTATAAATTATGGTATTGCTGCATACGCATTTTTTGTTGGACTACAATATCTTAACCCAGCTTATGCTACTGTTATATACTTTACAAACCCTATTTTTGTATCTTTGCTTCAAACCAAAACTACAAATAAAAAATTAAATATTGTAAACGCTTCTGCTGTTGCTTTATCTTTTGTAGGAGTTATAATAGCAAATATAGGCGAAAAAGCTTTTTTATCAAATCAAAGCATTGTTTTTGGTACTTTAATGGTATTATTTAGTTCATTTGTAAATGCTTTATTTGTTGTTTCTGTTAGTAAAAAAATAAAAGAAAAAAAATCAAATCCTTTTGAAAATGCTTTTTATACGTTTGCAGGTACTTTTATTTATTATTTTATATTAGTTATATTAAATGAAGAAGTTAACACATTAAGCGGTAAATTTTTATTATCTGGTTTTGTATTGGCTGTATTAGCTACATTTGTTCCTTTAACTTTAAACTATATATCTTTAAAAAAACTTCAATCGCATACATTATCTTTGATAATGCCTTTAGAATTGGTTTTTGCTTCAATATTGTCAGTAATAATTTTTAAGGAATCCTTTAATGCTTTAAAAATTATAGGATTTTTAATGGTTGGATTAGCTCCAATTATTGATATTTCAAATGTTGAATCACAATCTTTTTAA
- a CDS encoding UvrD-helicase domain-containing protein, which yields MLEGIKVCPDCDEIVENSEKICPNCGYFFLRKKCPKCDETMKDNIKKCWNCGWNFINTKKKNIPKKINFYESYLNDIKNTTFKNHTSPKNKKNYIKLTTEQMEIIKKAENSNLIINAFAGSGKTTTLLSIAYALRNKSFLFLAFNRSVKEEIEYKIRKSKLNNIKVLTTHGLAYKFAKNDLKFEKVGKELNTLEISKILDIDIFIADLVKTAFNDFCNGDYIDISDETIEEILNSNQKLRFIREQKKYLKNKISKIWNLYMKNKLTMTHNVYLKFFHLNLEKYVNYINFDYVLLDEAQDTNEVVLDIFKKLKGKKIIVGDPHQQIYSFRGSINAMYKIRNEISAEILYLTESFRFPNHISNKANIILKNFKGEEKDIISFDQNSDNNISNLCFITRTNATLIKLIDTLKTLEIKLVRSPQEIFHLPLNIYYYIKYLNDNKNREKIREKWLFNFDSIDELKNYAEDFEDYELISAINIAEEYGEKLFSLLNTAKEKYEKNKGKIFLTTAHTSKGLEWDKVIVCHDFQEIIDLLKKEKYKKVKDFQKEYINHINKVIEGKNGFFKHQYIIDEINLLYVAITRAKKQLILYSNQDIFNIDINKKLEI from the coding sequence TTGTTAGAAGGTATTAAAGTATGTCCTGATTGTGATGAAATTGTTGAAAATAGCGAAAAAATATGCCCTAATTGCGGTTATTTTTTTCTAAGGAAAAAATGTCCGAAATGTGATGAAACAATGAAAGATAACATAAAAAAATGTTGGAATTGTGGATGGAATTTTATAAATACAAAGAAAAAAAACATACCCAAAAAAATTAATTTTTATGAAAGTTATTTAAACGACATAAAAAACACTACTTTTAAAAATCATACATCACCAAAAAACAAAAAAAACTATATCAAATTAACAACAGAACAAATGGAAATTATAAAAAAAGCTGAAAACAGCAACTTAATAATAAACGCTTTCGCTGGATCAGGAAAAACAACAACTTTATTAAGTATTGCTTATGCATTAAGAAATAAAAGTTTCCTTTTCCTTGCTTTTAATAGATCAGTTAAAGAGGAAATTGAATATAAAATTAGAAAATCTAAATTAAATAATATAAAAGTATTAACCACTCATGGCTTGGCTTATAAATTTGCAAAAAACGATTTAAAATTCGAAAAAGTTGGAAAGGAATTAAACACTTTAGAAATATCTAAAATTTTAGATATTGATATTTTTATCGCAGATTTAGTAAAAACCGCATTTAATGATTTTTGTAATGGTGATTATATTGATATTTCTGATGAAACAATAGAGGAAATATTAAATTCAAATCAGAAATTAAGATTTATAAGAGAACAAAAAAAATATTTAAAAAATAAAATATCAAAAATTTGGAATTTATACATGAAAAACAAATTAACTATGACACATAATGTTTATTTGAAATTTTTTCATCTCAATTTAGAAAAATATGTAAATTATATAAACTTTGATTATGTTCTTCTTGATGAAGCTCAAGATACAAATGAAGTTGTGTTAGATATTTTCAAAAAATTAAAGGGTAAAAAAATTATTGTAGGAGATCCACATCAACAAATATACTCTTTCAGAGGTTCAATTAATGCTATGTATAAAATTAGAAATGAAATATCAGCTGAAATTTTATATTTAACTGAATCTTTTAGATTCCCAAATCATATATCCAATAAAGCTAATATTATTTTAAAAAATTTCAAAGGTGAAGAAAAAGATATTATCTCCTTTGATCAAAATAGTGATAATAATATAAGCAATTTGTGTTTTATAACAAGAACAAATGCTACTCTTATAAAATTAATTGATACTTTAAAAACTCTTGAAATAAAATTGGTAAGATCTCCTCAGGAAATATTCCATCTTCCTTTAAATATTTATTATTATATTAAGTATTTAAATGATAATAAAAATAGAGAAAAAATTAGAGAAAAATGGCTTTTTAACTTTGATTCTATAGATGAATTAAAAAATTATGCTGAAGACTTTGAAGATTATGAATTAATTTCAGCAATAAATATAGCCGAAGAATATGGCGAAAAATTATTTTCCCTTTTAAATACTGCAAAAGAAAAATATGAAAAAAATAAAGGAAAAATATTTCTTACAACTGCTCATACAAGCAAAGGTTTAGAATGGGATAAGGTTATAGTTTGCCATGATTTTCAAGAAATTATCGATTTATTAAAAAAAGAAAAATATAAAAAAGTAAAAGACTTTCAAAAAGAATATATTAATCACATTAATAAGGTAATTGAAGGTAAAAATGGCTTTTTTAAACATCAATATATTATCGATGAAATCAATCTTCTTTATGTTGCTATTACCAGAGCAAAAAAACAATTAATTTTATATTCTAACCAAGATATCTTTAATATTGATATAAACAAAAAGCTTGAGATATAA
- a CDS encoding TetR/AcrR family transcriptional regulator, with protein sequence MRKANIREKIIDSAIELFSKKWYETVSVAEICRNANLSNGVFYNYFKNKQQLFEYLLNYLLEVLKNEFYKYSGNTKKEKLKSFFNIVFGAAKKYKTLVTIFREGQYRFPQYEKELRNLYIDILKRILDREITEVDYIYIIGGLRFLGIMSSYGWINMNVEDFFDIVFNGVFFEKTNDNKLFDFDIKECEEEEKTTKQLLINAGIDLFSQKGYYKVKIFEITNYVSLAVGTFYIYFPSKEEFLKEIVRQIGHKTRLFISKNLPLDLNRLEKELIGIYLFLEFFKRNKNYYEIIREAEFVVNNEVREYYAEFKKGYIKHLRNIKNKNKEVTAMYLMGISHYTGIEYLFENTIKDKKKFLFELSKYLTKGINIKA encoded by the coding sequence TCAAAAAAATGGTATGAAACAGTGTCAGTCGCAGAGATTTGTAGAAATGCAAATCTTTCAAACGGAGTGTTTTATAATTATTTCAAAAACAAACAACAATTGTTTGAATATTTACTTAATTATCTATTAGAGGTTCTTAAAAATGAATTTTATAAATATTCTGGTAATACTAAAAAAGAGAAACTTAAATCTTTTTTTAATATAGTATTTGGTGCAGCCAAAAAGTATAAAACATTAGTCACAATTTTTAGAGAAGGACAATATAGATTCCCCCAATATGAAAAAGAACTAAGGAATTTATATATTGATATACTAAAAAGGATTTTAGATAGAGAAATAACTGAGGTCGATTATATTTACATAATTGGTGGTTTAAGATTTTTAGGTATTATGTCTTCATATGGTTGGATTAATATGAATGTGGAAGATTTTTTTGATATAGTATTTAACGGAGTTTTTTTTGAAAAAACTAATGATAATAAATTGTTTGATTTTGATATCAAAGAATGTGAAGAAGAAGAAAAAACAACAAAACAGTTATTAATAAATGCAGGTATAGATTTATTTAGCCAAAAAGGGTATTACAAGGTAAAAATATTTGAAATTACTAATTATGTAAGTTTGGCAGTGGGAACATTTTATATATATTTCCCTAGTAAGGAAGAATTTTTAAAAGAAATTGTTAGACAAATAGGGCATAAAACGCGATTATTCATATCAAAGAATTTACCTTTAGACTTAAACAGATTAGAAAAGGAATTAATAGGTATATATTTATTCTTGGAGTTTTTTAAACGGAATAAAAACTATTATGAAATAATCAGAGAAGCAGAATTTGTAGTTAATAATGAAGTAAGAGAATATTATGCAGAATTTAAAAAGGGTTATATAAAACATTTAAGAAATATTAAAAATAAAAACAAAGAAGTAACAGCTATGTATTTAATGGGAATCTCTCATTATACAGGTATTGAATATTTATTTGAAAATACGATAAAGGATAAAAAGAAATTTTTATTTGAGCTATCAAAATATTTAACCAAAGGAATAAATATTAAAGCTTGA